A window from Calliopsis andreniformis isolate RMS-2024a chromosome 5, iyCalAndr_principal, whole genome shotgun sequence encodes these proteins:
- the Hlh3b gene encoding helix loop helix protein 3B encodes MIRAVCPRAEKLRQTIQKFQSMLTYNGCSGVTVDTENGSPAESLLSAEGELAEEVGDSPGTPRDTEEEATLSDEFYSHDTDEEEDQGKKRRDRINSLDGISSSGGGHIGSPTPRIGNQGVRKLFTNSRERWRQQNVSGAFAELRKLVPTHPPDKKLSKNEILRLAIRYIRLLSNVLEWQKAQDRNDSSQHEVRIKCENTYNAQNSTGYSTKLPVTLLKQEKQMNENHGYRTTFPTQKQLQHPVTHVASDKNGNNLLMIAPTGHNVSGSVNRRSLTPSTVAQNIFSPAALNNGSLIRPSAGPRPSTFPRSPQVNVQAVTSPSILTNCSSSVPLTNNVSAVNGSAPNCGQKRLKIEREDEESQGKDCKGLTPGHSVPVRKRVKVTFVKDSNSGFRSDIRSNVDRK; translated from the exons ATGATTCGAGCGGTTTGTCCGCGTGCAGAGAAGTTGAGGCAAACAATTCAAAAATTCCAGTCAATGCTAACGtacaatggctgctctggagtAACGGTGGACACGGAGAACGGTTCTCCAGCAGAGTCCCTTTTGTCTGCCGAAGGAGAACTCGCGGAGGAAGTCGGAGACTCCCCAGGCACCCCCAGGGATACAGAAGAAGAGGCGACTCTTTCGGATGAATTTTATTCTCATGACACGGATGAGGAGGAGGACCAAGGCAAAAAACGAAGAGATCGTATTAATTCC CTAGACGGTATTTCATCTTCCGGCGGCGGACACATCGGCTCACCCACACCTCGAATCGGAAACCAAGGTGTCCGAAAACTGTTCACGAATAGTCGTGAGCGTTGGAGGCAGCAGAACGTCAGTGGAGCTTTCGCTGAGCTGAGAAAGTTAGTACCCACTCATCCACCAGACAAGAAGCTGTCAAAGAATGAAATTCTGCGACTGGCCATACG GTACATCCGTCTcctcagcaacgtcctagaatggCAGAAGGCGCAAGACCGCAATGATAGCAGTCAACACGAGGTGCGAATCAAGTGTGAGAACACTTACAATGCTCAGAATTCGACAGGCTATTCCACGAAGCTACCAGTGACGCTACTGAAACAGGAAAAGCAAATGAACGAGAACCATGGGTACAGAACGACTTTTCCAACACAGAAACAACTGCAACACCCCGTGACCCACGTGGCCAGCGATAAAAATGGAAATAATTTATTGATGATCGCACCAACTGGTCACAATGTGTCAGGTTCAGTTAACAGAAGAAGCTTGACGCCATCTACAGTCGCTCAAAACATTTTCTCGCCTGCTGCTCTGAATAATGGCAGCTTGATACGTCCTTCAGCGGGTCCACGGCCTTCGACCTTCCCGAGGTCGCCACAGGTCAACGTCCAGGCGGTGACCAGTCCTAGCATTCTGACGAATTGCTCCTCCAGCGTACCTTTGACCAACAATGTCTCCGCGGTCAATGGAAGTGCTCCCAATTGTGGTCAGAAGAGGCTGAAGATCGAAAGAGAGGATGAGGAAAGCCAGGGGAAAGATTGCAAAGGGCTGACGCCTGGGCATAGTGTGCCAGTGAGGAAGAGGGTGAAAGTCACGTTTGTTAAAGACTCGAATTCGGGATTTCGTAGTGATATTCGATCGAATGTGGATCGAAAGTAA
- the LOC143179831 gene encoding uncharacterized protein LOC143179831 translates to MRDLYDFKTENEWPKRATNVRRQNAWISKSSSEEDKGNQSVRRNSQDLEFNDRLNVITLKDTKVQSVHQEPKPPEKKSEQKSSEIFNSEYEERLRKFNERLRYSEDLGLTRPKVKERRTYSDDHEEKSRRDSTRSTRSDSQPARPPIEQKRPSDASSRSRGSYAEVSPLKRDPRPSDASYASVSSHPTKRASVDCKSTRQMVELPPRRAFSQTEERPVTPVPPVEWNDDRYAAARVKLMTERQKRDSTRYKVYLT, encoded by the exons ATGCGAGATTTGTACGATTTTAAAACTGAAAACGAGTGGCCAAAGAGGGCGACGAATGTTCGACGACAGAATGCGTGGATCAGTAAGAGCAGCAGCGAAGAGGATAAAGGAAATCAATCTGTCCGTAGAAATAGTCAGGACTTGGAGTTCAACGATAGATTGAATGTGATTACA CTGAAAGACACCAAAGTGCAATCGGTTCACCAGGAACCCAAGCCGCCCGAGAAAAAGTCAGAGCAAAAGTCCAGCGAGATTTTCAATAGCGAATACGAGGAACGCTTACGAAAATTCAACGAGAGGCTCCGCTACAGCGAGGATCTCGGTCTAACTCGTCCAAAGGTGAAAGAACGACGAACTTACTCTGACGACCACGAGGAGAAGAGTCGTCGGGACTCGACTCGGTCCACGCGCTCAGACTCGCAACCAGCTCGCCCTCCGATCGAGCAGAAGAGACCTTCCGACGCCAGCAGCAGGTCCAGAGGAAGCTATGCAGAGGTGAGTCCCCTGAAGAGGGATCCTCGACCAAGCGACGCGAGTTACGCCAGCGTTAGCAGCCATCCTACGAAGAGAGCAAGCGTGGACTGCAAGAGCACCAGGCAAATGGTGGAACTTCCGCCGCGGAGGGCCTTCAGCCAAACGGAGGAGCGGCCTGTCACCCCTGTGCCCCCTGTCGAATGGAACGATGATCGCTACGCGGCTGCTCGTGTGAAGCTGATGACCGAACGCCAGAAAAGGGACAGTACGAGATACAAAGTGTACCTGACGTAA